The nucleotide sequence GACACAAAAAAGGTAACCATTTCCACCATTTCCCCATTCTTGGCTCTTCGTGCCAAAGAACGGTAATATTGAAAAACCTCAATCTAACCTCGCATATTTTGTTGCCGTTAAACAAGGAAAGGGTAAAAACTTGAGTGTGAGCAAGTAATCCTACAAGATGTGACTAAACTATAAGCATTATGTAATGAAAGGAATGTAGATACAGCTGATTCCCAATATATCATCGAAGACAATAAATTGACTCAATATTAGGCGCCCAGCAACGTACTTGGTATTAAATCTACGCTTCAACACAAGTTATAAAAGCCAGGAAACAGTGGAATACACGTATCCCGGTCTCTGAGAATAGACTAAAGTCCAACCCAGAGATAACCGTGGAGCGATTAAAATGATGTTGGtcttttgaaaataaaatataataaagaataacatttttcatcataataaaaaattTTAAATGATGGAATGTGTAAATGGTAATATGTTCAAAGAGCTCTCTGTATTTATAGTATTCGAATGCTGGCTGggcaggaaaaaaaaagaagttgggCGTTagaatggaagaaaaaaaattgtatTGGTATTTCTTATTCCTGGCCGGGTAATATATGGAAGTGACGGAAATGCGATGCCCTAATGTAAAAGTAGGATCGAAATAAGATGTGATGCGGCATATGGTGTTTTTGTTAGGTTCTACTAGTCCATATACCTACTCTTGCTTCTTGATAGAATCAAGAGTTGGATTTTTATGGATTTTTTGGTACAGGATGTAAATCCAACCAGCAGACAGCGATACGACGACAAAGATAATGGACTTATATGGTTCAGCAACGTCCAAAAATGGGTATGGATAGCTGCCTTCTGGCCCAATGATCTTGTCCAAGTACACTCTATAGGCCAATCCTAGAGATGGTAATGTCAAAAAGACCTTTTTGCCAGAAATTTGGAATGGAGTGGGctttaaaaagaaatagtCTGTGGCAAGGTATAAAATGGGCAATAGGTGGATCGAGATGTCGATATGAAGCGCCAATGGAGCCCTTGAAGAGTCTTGTACACCATGCATAATCAGACTGATGAAAAATAGTCTTAAAGGCCAGTAGATGAAGCACACGATTGTTTCTAAACACATCGCCACAGGCAACGTAAGTTCTCTTGCCAGGAACGAAATGCTGCCCTTGTCGCCCAAAAGCTGATTCAAAACGTTGAACAAACTATTCACCACCGTTATCAATGCAGCTATGTTAGTTAGAAACTGTTTGTGTCCTGCATGTGACAAATTACTGGGTAGTACAACGCTAGTACAGTTTATTAAACCGTACATGGTTGTGGTTGCCGAGAGCAGGTTGAGAAGCAATACGGATACGTTGCGAGCCATGGTTATTTTCGGTTGCTTGGGGCTTTAATATTATCGCTAACTCCTGTTTGTTATTCGAGAAAGATGGGATCTGGTGTGCATGTAAGTACTTACTAGTAATAGctatcttttttttttttttctttcttacATACTTAGTGTACATGATTAGGGGACTAGCTCAGTTTTTTGTCTGTCGATCGTTcggaaacaaaaagaaaaaacgaATACATTAACGCACCACTCATTCATTTATGTCCACATGATCATGGGTGTTTCCTACTCCTGAAAAGCTCTCAGAGAATCAAGATCTTCTCTGGCGCTCTTGTTTCTGACATTACTGTGTGTATTGATTGTTCCTCCGAAGGTGTCCAGCGGCCCAGAATTTGGCCAGTAAGtatatttcaatttcaatcCCCCCCCCTTACAACCTCAAATGCCTAGCTGGGGTATACAATGGGCATGTGGCATGTAGCCTGCAATTCCATTCTATGCATGCACCAACTATCTATATAATTTTAAACCTAATTTATCTGGGACATACGCTGGAGTGTGCAACGATCACCATTTGCTGCTGTAGCAGTAGCGATACGCAGAAAAGTACCGTCCATATTATATGCAACTCAAACCATATAGCTACTACTCAAAAGCACAAGAAAACGCTGGTCGCGTCGCTGAGCAATCGACGTGTAGAATGAGAAACGCACTATTGCAACAAGCAGCGGTCCGCCGCGTGATCCCCCCAATTAACTACCCTACTTaggaaataaaagaaaaaagtatCATGTCACGTGCACCATGCACAATGTGAATCCTTTGCCTTTTCGCATCCCTATCCTTCCATACTTAGCCTAACCGTATCCTCTGTACTTCGCCGTGGAAATCGCACTGCAATTTTCTCTCGTGAACAAAAATCCCATCCCACTCATATCCCACTCTTatccttccttccttcccCTACACCCCCCTCTACGCTACGTCCTACACTCCTCCTCTTCTCGCTATTATCTCCCTCACTTTCTCGTACTTTTTCTCTATCCTGTCGCACTATTCCGGCTTAGTTGGCTACCGTTCCTAACGCTTCTCCCGAgttctcttcttggtttCGTTATCTGTGACACACCGTTCATATCTCAAATCTTGTCCCTTCGTCGCTCGCGATAAACAAGTGCTTTATCAAACAGAAAGATcagcaaaaagaaatcaaaaacagGGGAGCCCTCAGCGTTCCTCAGAATGCTTCGCACAAGTTCCTCGCCGGCATGcccttttttattttgtgtGGTTCTCAGATAAACGGACCGGAGCTCATCGCTAACACTATTAGgtattatgattattatgattTTTTCCTCCTGTATCTAGTCTAGGCTCGTAGCTCACGTCGTAATCTAGCAATCTGTCTGCAGTGAGCATTGCTTAATGCCCATCATTGCCCATTGCCCATTGATTATTGAGAAATGAGTAATTGGCAATGATGGGTAGCGATCGATGAGGACTGATTGATGAGTGATCCTATGCCGTGATTAGCGTGCTATACAGGCATACTATTTGCTGAAGAAATCTTGTAATCAGCTCGCTAGAGCACTCGTACGACCGAGTGATGGACAACAGATAGGCTTGTAGGTAAATAGATGCTTAGGTATAAGCAGTTCAGGGTCTTGTGCATTGTACGTTCGTTCCATTGATAGAAGGAACTTGAggttggtttggtttgttttggtATCGAATTGTATAAATACGGGATGATGTTGGAGGTAGTGTGTAGACATagagttgttgttgaggGTTGACATGTaagttgttgtttcttGCTTGAATTGGTGAACGctttattattgttgttgctgctgctggaCAATCGCGCTTTCACAGTTTGAAGTTAGCTTAATACAGCAAGCAAGCTTATTAGCTCTCTTTCTATCTATAAAGTAATAAAACATTCTCACACTGACGCCTAATGACTTCTATATTTACTGGTGTTCCTACGGATACAGGTACTGGGGGTAATTCCCTTAACACAGATTTGAACAAGCCATTCGACAAGGCCGACATGGCTTGGATTATGGTTGCCGGTTCTTTCGTGTGGCTCATGGTGCCAGGTATCGGTTTATTGTACTCTGGTCTTTCCAGAAAAAAGCACGCTCTATCGTTGCTATGGGCGTCCATAATGACGGTGGCAGTGGTGACGTTCCAGTGGTATTGGTGGGGTTATTCTCTAGTGTTTTCGCACACAACTAGAGGACATGGTTTCCTTGGAACTTTGCAGTTCTTTGGTTTTAAGAATGTTCTCGGTGCGCCATCTGCAGCCACTACTGTGCCAGATATCTTATTCGCATGGTTCCAAGGTATGTTCGCTATGACCACTGGTATCTTGATGGTTGGTGGTGCTTGCGAAAGAGCTAGACTTTTCCCAATGAtggtgtttttgttcttgttcattACCATTGTGTACTGTCCAATTGCATGCTGGACCTGGAACCCATCCGGATGGTTAGCTAAGTTGGGTGCTTTGGATTACGCCGGTGGTGGTCCAGTCCACATTTGCTCCGGTCACGGTGCCTTGATTTACGCTTTGATCCTAGGTAAGAGAAACGACCCATTGACCAAGAACGGTATGCCAAAATACAAGCCACACTCTGTTACGTCTGTTGTGTTGGGTACTGTGCTAACCTGGGCAGGTTGGATCGGTGGTTTCAACCCAGGTTCCGCTGGTAACGCTACCATCAGAGCTTGGTACTCTGCTTTCTCAACAAACTTGGCTGCCTCTTGTGGTGCTTTAACCTGGATGTTCATTGACTACTTCAGATGTGGCCACAAATGGACCACTGTTGGTTTGTGTTCTGGTGCCATTGCCGGTTTAGTTGGTATCACACCAGCAGCCGGTTTCGTACCACTGTGGGCTTCCGTTATCATTGGTATCGTTACTGCTGCAGGCTGTAACCTAGCTGTGGATATTAAGCATCTATTGCGCATTGATGATGGTTTAGACGTCTACTCCTTGCACGGTGTTGGTGGCTGTATCGGATCCGTGATGACTGGTATCTTCGCTGCTGACTACATCAACGCATTGGCCGGTGTTGAAGGTGCACCAATCAGCGGTGGTTGGATCAACCACCACTGGAAGCAAGTTGGTTACCAATTGGCTGCTCTTTGCTCCACCGTTGCTTGGACCTGTGTCGTTACAGCTTGTCTACTATTGATTATGGACAGAATTCCATTCCTAAGACTAAGATTGagaccagaagaagaagaattaggTACTGATGAAGCTCAAATTGGTGAATTCACATATGAGGAAGAAGCCTCTTACATTCCAGAACCAATTAGATCTAAGTCTATCGCTGAAGCTCCTCTTCCAAACATTGACGATCAAATTAAGACAGACAACACTTCATCTTCGGAGGTAAATTCGGaaccaaaagaaactaATACTGcttagagaagaaagaggtaCTTCATAAACCAAAAACTCgtttattattaattactattttttcctctttcttcttttgttttgttgttttattatttctGATCCTTTTACGTCTCCAACTGACTATACACCCATAGGACCAAACGCTTCAGTTCAATAACCCCCCCTCCTTcctcatttttttcttattccCAAATCTTAATAACTATTTTCTAATACTACTGCAGCTATGATTAGTTAGCTGACATCATTACAACAATTCTGCCTTGAAGGTCTGAGACTTCTAGAAGGAAGCAAGTGTTCTGGTTTAGGTGACTTTATGAGTTTAATAATGTATACCAATATCTATAAGTAAAATAGATTTAAGTATATCTCGATCTTGTGCAAAAATATAATAGTAGGTCCTTAATGTCAATATTCTGTCTCTGTAATAGTTTCACCGGTGAATATTGTTGGTTAAAAGTGTGGTTCTTTTAACGtcacttgaagaagagagatcTAGGTTGTcgtttatatatatgtatatccgggtaatgGTTATAAAGCGCTTCGCTTTTGAAACAGAGAGCTCTTATTATTTTAAGAGTCCCACCTCATTAAGCTTTTTAGATGGGCTCTGAAGGGCACCTCTTCGGTTAAAGGTACAGGAAAACAGACATCGGATCCAGTTGAAGGAAAGAATATACAAATTTTTAGAAACAATTTAACAAATGGGTCGCACTGATTCGCATCCCACTGAAAAGAGCAAGGAAATGCAAGTAAAGACACAATTATGGAAGATTAAACTGTGGAAAATATGGTACTTAATAAATATTCCCATTATGgcttttcttgattctaACGCAGTGATCCCAGAAAATCTACAGTTTACCAAGTTCATGCTTGAAGGATATATCGAACAATTCCATGATTTCCTCTGTGCAAACCCTCCAAAGTGGTTGAAAATTATGACTTTGTTCgaaatcttcttccaattgccAGTTGCAGTGTATTGTCTATATCAATTGCTTAACCTATCCTCTTCCAAAGCGGTAAAAAAGACGCTAGCAAAAGTTGACTTCCTCTCTAGATTGTATGCGCTAAATGTCATCTCCACAACTGCTTTCTGTATATACTACGTGTGGGCATTTGGCTACTATCCCGATCACGTGGATGTATCTTTAAGTTACCCGCACAAAGCTGCCCTCACAATGGTTTATGCACCATATGTGTTAGTGACAACGTTATTCTTTGTATAGTATTTAGTACCCTTTGTTAACCTCATGCAGTTAAGTACAATAAACATAAAGATCTACCATAAGTGTGTGAAGTTTCTCATACAACAAGAGGGAGAGTGATTGAAACTTAGATCAAGTTATTTTATAAGATTATGTCTTTACCTGCAGGTTATTCAATTAGAAGAGCCACTAAATCTGATTACGATGGGATCACTTCTGTGCTAAAGGTATTAACTAAAGTTGGAAATGTAAAGAAGGAGGATTTCGACTCAGTGGTAGAACATTGGGACTCTGTTAAAATCGATGGGAGTCATCATATGTATAACTGTACTGTGATCACTAATGAAATTGGTGAGGTGGTAGCCACTGGATCATTGATTATGGAAAGGAAGGTTATTCATGAATGTGGTCTTGTGGGACACATTGAAGATATTGCAGTGAGAGAAGATCAACAGGGGAAAAAATTAGGACTATTTTTAATACAATATCTATACAAACTAGCTAAAGAGTCTGGATGCTATAAGGCAATTCTTGACTGTGCTGAAAAGAATGTGGGATTTTATGAAAAGTGTGGGCTTCAGAAGGCAGGTGTTGAAATGCAAATAAGATTCGGCCGCTAGAATACATACACATCTTACACTTCTTTATCTTCGTGAACTTTAACCATTGTTTATAAGCTATCTAGTGGTTCAATAGATATTATTGAGTTACCTCTAACCACCGTTTGGGGTCCTATCTGTACTTCTCCGTCGTCGAATACTTGTATTGGGTTATCCAGTACCACATTTAAGAATGCATCATATCCCCTTAGTATTCCCACTAGTTTTCTATCGCCATTTAGTTGTAGTAGAAGCTTCTTATTCATGTACTGTATGGAAAACGCTTAACTCTTAGTg is from Kluyveromyces marxianus DMKU3-1042 DNA, complete genome, chromosome 2 and encodes:
- the MEP2 gene encoding ammonium permease MEP2; its protein translation is MTSIFTGVPTDTGTGGNSLNTDLNKPFDKADMAWIMVAGSFVWLMVPGIGLLYSGLSRKKHALSLLWASIMTVAVVTFQWYWWGYSLVFSHTTRGHGFLGTLQFFGFKNVLGAPSAATTVPDILFAWFQGMFAMTTGILMVGGACERARLFPMMVFLFLFITIVYCPIACWTWNPSGWLAKLGALDYAGGGPVHICSGHGALIYALILGKRNDPLTKNGMPKYKPHSVTSVVLGTVLTWAGWIGGFNPGSAGNATIRAWYSAFSTNLAASCGALTWMFIDYFRCGHKWTTVGLCSGAIAGLVGITPAAGFVPLWASVIIGIVTAAGCNLAVDIKHLLRIDDGLDVYSLHGVGGCIGSVMTGIFAADYINALAGVEGAPISGGWINHHWKQVGYQLAALCSTVAWTCVVTACLLLIMDRIPFLRLRLRPEEEELGTDEAQIGEFTYEEEASYIPEPIRSKSIAEAPLPNIDDQIKTDNTSSSEVNSEPKETNTA
- the EMA19 gene encoding Ema19p, which translates into the protein MGRTDSHPTEKSKEMQVKTQLWKIKLWKIWYLINIPIMAFLDSNAVIPENLQFTKFMLEGYIEQFHDFLCANPPKWLKIMTLFEIFFQLPVAVYCLYQLLNLSSSKAVKKTLAKVDFLSRLYALNVISTTAFCIYYVWAFGYYPDHVDVSLSYPHKAALTMVYAPYVLVTTLFFV
- the GNA1 gene encoding glucosamine 6-phosphate N-acetyltransferase — translated: MSLPAGYSIRRATKSDYDGITSVLKVLTKVGNVKKEDFDSVVEHWDSVKIDGSHHMYNCTVITNEIGEVVATGSLIMERKVIHECGLVGHIEDIAVREDQQGKKLGLFLIQYLYKLAKESGCYKAILDCAEKNVGFYEKCGLQKAGVEMQIRFGR
- the SMX2 gene encoding mRNA splicing protein SMX2 — encoded protein: MSSPDLRKYMNKKLLLQLNGDRKLVGILRGYDAFLNVVLDNPIQVFDDGEVQIGPQTVVRGNSIISIEPLDSL